DNA from Denticeps clupeoides chromosome 7, fDenClu1.1, whole genome shotgun sequence:
aggacCAGATCAGCAACGTATGTATGAAAGGCCGTACGGATGGACAGGAGGAGCACTTTCCGAATCTTCATGATTTATCTCTCTTCCCCCCCCAGAGAATTTAGTGGTGCTCTGATTTGTGGTTGGTAAGCGCCGCTGCTCTGAGcgtagtgtgtgagtgagtgcatgctTCACATGGTTTTGAACATTAACAGACTGACAGGGCAGTCTTCAGTCTAGCAATTTTGCCACCAACAAAGACTTTTTTGGAAGCAAGCATATTGTACAGGGCAAAATAACTCGATTGAATTAATCCCTTAAACTCTGCATCAACGTTTGTGTTTtggacttatttatttttttattcttaaaccCATGCATGCATCTTCCTGCATCGTGCATTTTGCACTCAGTTCACAGCCAGCCAGCTCGACATGTGCAGGGTTATGACTGGGTTTGTCTGACACACCAGATTCTCCAACGAAGGCCAGAAATGCAGTAATCGCCATGTTGGAACATGCCCGTTCCTCCTTTCTGTATCCCTCTCACTGCAGCGGTGGTGACAAGCTGATCTGACTTGGGCTGGGCCTTCCTGTCCAGTTGCATTAGGTGCACACACGAACGCTCTCCCTGATTAACACGCTAGTCTGCCACGCATTCACAAATGCCTAAATTCTCTGGCTCATCAAGCATCTTACCCGCTTGCCAGATAATGAGTAGACATTGCCTAGCAACAAACAGGCCGCACCGTTTcctttatgatttttatttagttttttttttttttttttaatgaaagagAGAATAAACACCCGTAACAAAACTGAAGAGCAGGCGACTCCTGCTGGAGAAGTGTGGTGTTACCATTCATGACTGGTCAGACCACGAAATCGGTTAATTCTACAAAGCCTCCATATTACGGTCTGTCTCATCATCTTTTCTCCTGATGTTCTTTTACACACTTGCAGATAAAATACCATGAAGATTTTGAGAGAAGCCGAATGGGAGGTGAGGCTCAGTCTCCAAAAACCCCACAGCCCAACACTCCACCAGGTACagaaaatcgttttttttttaatgtattttcccCCTAATATTTTTATTACGTTGTATTCTACTGTAGTCTGTTATTATATTACAGTGTAAATTACATAACCATGCATTACCGTTCAAAATAATCATAAGAAATATCCAACGGAAGTTCCAGCTCttatttttcctgttttgttatGTTGTTCTAATTATTATGATTTGAGGTTACATGTGAATTTCATGAACGATGAAATTAGAGTGTGGGATTTCATTGCCATCAGTGCAGTGTTGTGCGGTACAGCGGTACTCTACATTGGACCTTTCAGGGATGCAGTCCACAGCAACATCGCATCGCATTTCAGCATCGCATTTCCTCCTACACAGTGCTGCCCTGCATCAGCTTTTCTGTTCTGATAAGGGCATTTTGAATTGCCCCTCTGAAGTTCCAGTTTTCTCTCCCTGCAGTGTTCCAGCCTCCCGCTGCCTCTCAGAACTACCACTATGAGCCTGAACCAGTACGCCAGGCAGCTGCAGCGCCACCACCCAGTGCTGGGGTAATGCACACGCAGCTACATACAAGTACTGCTGCTGTACACGAACACACACTGCCACGTCACCGTCCGCGATTTCCTGCTAATTCCTACACAGCAGACGCTTGCTATTGCAGGTGTTGATCGCCTTTTCAAAGTAGGGAATGGAAATTGGTATCATGGTTGATCATGGTGTAAAATTTGTAGTTAATTGGGTTAAAATTAATTTCTTGATGCAAATTATTTTACTATAGAAGTTGAATTGAAGGTGtggtatatttttattataatttacagtacataaatgtcacattaaaaaCTACAATTCTAAATCTTTCAGCAATACATGCAGAGCACCACACCACACTGCGACCAAATGTGAGAGCATGCGAGCTTCACCTGGTCacttttaaagaagaagaaagtgaaatgattgtcattgtgaatcacagcacacggtgacacaatgaaatgtccgtcacccttggtgagcagtgtgtggggacggtgctttgctcagtggcaccttagcagcaaccttctaattacaggtctgctttcataagcgctaggccaccactgccaccacattTGCAGGAGTATTTTGTAATAATCAGGGCAGGGGTATGAATTCAGGTATTGAACAGACTGTTTAATTCtctctgtttacatttacggcatttatcagatggccttacaatcagtagtgacagggacagttcccctagagacacttaagtgtcttgctcagggacacgatggaagtaggtggggtttgaacctggatcttacatttacatttaaggaattAGGCAGACTGTTTAATTCTCCCTGTTGTTctcctttgtgtgtttgtgtagaagCGCTATCGCGCTGTGTACGATTACTCTGCAGCCGACGAGGACGAGGTTTCGTTCCTGGACGGCGACGTGATCGTGGACGTGCAGCAGATTGATGAAGGGTGGATGTATGGCCGAGTGGAGCGCACCGGACAGCAGGGCATGCTGCCAGCCAACTATGTAGAGGCCATCTGAGAGTCGGGGGTTGGGGCGGGGATGGCGGTTAGAGCGAAGCGAGACGAAGGACAAagggtaaaaagaaaaaaataacacgGAATGGATTTGAGATGGAAGGAAGACAGGAGGGGATGTACAGCTCTAAGCCCagtgccattttttattattattatcctggACTCATGCCTGTTGTACATAAACGTCGTCGTTTCATCTCGAAGCCCAGTTTGGCTTGTATTACCTGCGTACATGCCTGAAACAACTTGTGTTCGACGCACCGGGTTCAGACCTCGTGGCCAATcaattttctgttttgtctctttctttattttatttttatgtctgtctctctgtctgtccagTTCTGCCTCGCTCTCTTTCTATTTCTAGAAAAGGTGCTATCACAAGTGGCACTTAATgggacacacatgcacatgccgACCTGTATCAAGCTCACGTATAGCACTTCGCGTACCAATCACGTCATTTCCACGACCTTGTGCTGGCGGGACCTGTATTTGTACCCTGACCTCATGAGTTATGGGTATTGAGTCAAACTGGATCATTTCCTCATGAGCCATCTGCACTCCagcctttttacatttattacggGTTCGATTAAAGGGGTGCAGGACCCATGGTGTCCACGTGGCGGCCGTTTTACACCAACTGGCAAGGTGTCCATGTTAGGAGCCAGAGCCCTGGTCGGAATCTCTTCTTCTGGAGGAACAAGCAGGAACACCCACTGTTTTATCATCTCAACTGGAAGGGGCTTGGGGGTGCAGAGCGAGGTTATGGCGACTCCTCTTTTGCT
Protein-coding regions in this window:
- the lasp1 gene encoding LIM and SH3 domain protein 1 translates to MNPLCSRCNRVVYPTEKVNCLDKYWHKGCFSCEVCKMTLNMNNYKGFDKKPYCNAHYPKTTFTSVADTPENLRLKQQSKMQSQVLYKEEFEKSKGKGFSVVADTPELQRIKKTQDQISNIKYHEDFERSRMGGEAQSPKTPQPNTPPVFQPPAASQNYHYEPEPVRQAAAAPPPSAGKRYRAVYDYSAADEDEVSFLDGDVIVDVQQIDEGWMYGRVERTGQQGMLPANYVEAI